ATATCTTTCATTAAAGTAGTTTCGCGCTGCAGAAATTGTTAATTCCTGATCGGTAATGTCCGGTGGATTGTGATATTTGTTGCATGCAATTATAACCAGGAATAGAAATGTTGAAATATGGAAAGAAATAGATTGTACAATTTTACTTTTCATGTTCAATGGTTTGATTAATGAATGAAAAATTGCCTTTGTCTCCATTGGAGCCTATTTTGTTTAGTTTTCTTATTACATCCATCCGTATCTCATCTATTTTAATAGAGGGGATTTTAACTGGAAGACTTAGGATAGAATTACCACAAATGGATGCTTTCTCCATTTGACCAGTTATTAAATAGAAATTGAAAAGATGGTACCTGTTTTTAAATCGATTTGGGACTGTGAATATTGATCTTAAGAAAAAGGATTCTGCCTCATTTAGATTTCCTAATTTTTGATGACAAGTGGCGATATTGTCTAATAAACTATTAGAGATCCTAATAATGCTGGCCTGGGTGTATATTTCCAGTGCTAAGGAGAAATGATGGAGTTCTTGTAGGGAATTTCCATATGAAAGAAGGAACTCGTAGTTCTGATGTAGATCATTGTATGCTTTTTTATACGAAAGTAAAGATGCTGTGATTGCGCCCGTTTCACTTAGTATCCTTGCATCTTTCCAATCGTTATATGCCTGCTTATTAATGATATATTCCCAGTTACTTAAGCTTAATACAAGAATATTAACTGAAAATAGTAGGGGTAGCGAGTATTTCTTGTTTATACTTACCTTATAAGCAGTTAAAACCAGAGTAAGTATAGCGCTGATTAAAATGCACCAGATAATGGGGTTTTCATAAATATGGGTGAAAAATGCAGCAAAAGAAATAGTGATTATTTGTGATGTGAAGAAGATGGTCGATTTAAGATCCTCTTTTTTGTTCCTTATTAAGTATAAAACGAGCTCGATTAAAAACCAGAAATAGACAACCAGTGCAATAATGCCTGCAATTCCATATTCAACCACAAATTGAAGGTAATCGTTAAAGGCGTAATAGGTATTGTCCGCAAGTAATAGCTCTTTGCTGGTATTTAGTCCACCCCCAAAGTATTCCGCCTGATATATATTATAGATACTTGCGAATTTACCAGGGCCAATTCCTGAAAAGAAATGATCTTTCCAAATTGGCAGTGATATTTTATATATAAGCAATCTGCCTCTCGATGAATCAGGATCAATAATAGTTGAGAGCACAAGCAGTATAATAGCAAGAAAAATTAGACAAGAAATAAGTTTTAGTTTTCCAATACGAAACCTATTGCAGGTTAGATAAAGGAAAATTAGGCTCAAAGTGGATCCAGCAACAAAGGCCCGGTTAGCTGTAATAAGAAATATTACCCAGCAAATGAGGCAGATTATAATTGTGCTCCGATGATATTTAAGGTGCTTTATGAACATTTCAGCGCTTATTAAACCAAGGTTTAAAACTGCCCGCAGAAGTGGGCAGTTTGTTATCTATCCTATGAAAAACCCATATCCTAATGAAAACATCTTTCTGATAATTTATCTTTAAAGTGGATTGCTTCACCTCTCTTTTTGCTCAAATAGGCTCTTTAATTGCTGAAAGAGCGATTTCCCCTTATTCTTATCATAACTTCGGGTAAGTGCCGCGGGAGTGAATGGTTGCCCGGATATGGTAACAAAATACCTGGCCATGAACCGGACTAGTTCACGCCTGTCCTCATTTAAAAATAAGCGCAATAGACCTGCTATTTGGGGCAAGGAAAGCTTTGTCTTTACTTTGAACTCAGCGAAAGGATTTGTTGTAATAATGGACTCCGTAACCATCAAGGCCCTGATACAACTTAACTCTGTATTTATCCATGTTTCACATTGTTTTTCGAGGGAAGGTCCCAGAAAATACAATTGAGCTCCGCTGAGTGACCTGTTCAACTTTATATTTTTTCTTAATTCCAGGCATTTTTTTATCCGCTCTTTCCCCTGACTATTATCCAAATACGCTAAGTACTCTTCCCGGATCATTGCTACATATCTAGGATGATTAAAATTCAACTTCCAGAGAAGTTGCCTGATAGATCCGGCTTTCTCGGCATCATTCACCTCCCGGCGTATTATTGAAGTTGTGTCTTTGATCAATGCCTGATAATAGAAAATATGTCTATAAACGAATTCATTTTCAGGCTCTTCAATTGGCAGGAGAAGAAGTTTATAGGCTTCGTAGCAAGCAGTTCCTTCCTGAAGCAGTTCTAGTTGATCGCTTATCTTTTCCCGGGTTTCTTTTACGAAAAACATTTCCATCACATCTGACATTACCTGGTCTATGTCAAATAGGTCTGGGTGCCTGGATATCAATAGGTCCATTATTTCTCGCAGATAAGCTATTATCTCCATCACAAGGGCATGCCAGCTGTCCGATATAGGGGTATCATCTATTGTAAATGATATTTTTTCCATGAAATACCCTAAAGTGCCTAACAGGTTATCGACCTTTTCCTGAAAAGACTGTATTAACCATGCAGCCTTTTTTCTTGAGGCAGTAGTCACTTTAACGGAATTGATCCTTTTAAAAATACGTCTTGAATCCTGTTCAATGATCTCTGTCACGCTTTTATAATACACAGGTGGCGGCCAGGGGAGGGCCTCTATCTTTTGCGATAATTCATAATGAATGAATCGTTCAAAATTCTCAAATAGATTCACTGACATAAGGGTTCGGTTTTAGTTAGGTTAAATTAGTCTTTGAAGAATTCTCTTATTGTCTTCTTTTTTATGCCGGAGTATTCGCAAAACTCTTGGATGGTGATACATTGCGATGGCTTTTTGCCGAGGCTATCCCTGATTTTGTGTAAGAGGAGCCTCGCTGCGCCTTCTTTAAGACCAGTGATGTTCATAACATCCTGAACGTATACCACTACACGGGCCGGTTTCATTTCCCGATTGATTTGTTTTTAAGAAGTGATGGTAGTGCTCTGTTTTTTGGGTGCATATTCTGAGGTTTAGTTTTTCTTGTCGGATATCTTATTACACAAAATTACAGAACCCGGGAATTCAACGGTTTGTCAAATGACAAAAAATCTGAATCCCGGGTTTTTTTTGTCATTTGACAACTAAACGCGATTGTTTTTTATCTTGCTGTAATAGGTTTCGGAAATACCAAAATACGAGGCGATATGGGCGCTTTGTGCTTTTTGAATGATGTAAGGATACTCTTCCAGCAGCTTTAGGTACTTTTCCTTTGCAGATAGCGCTTTGCAGGAATCCCGATCAATAAGTTGTGTGTAATAAATATGGATAAGCTTTGTGTAGGTAACAAAAAACATGGGATACTTTCTAAATAACTCCTCTTGATCGTCTATATGCATTTTGATGCAGGTTGTAGGATCAGTTGCCTGGAGATACTCCGGGCTGGGGTTACCAAAGAAGGATCCGTGTACCTGGAGCATAAAGTCATTATTGTTGAGGAACCATGTTGTAGACTCCTTTCGTCCATGGTCGCGATAGATCCTTACAAAGCCGTCAATGATAAAATAGCTATGCCGGGAAATTTCTCCTGGTCTAACGATGATATCTTTCCTGTCGAGTTTTACGATAGTGCTTGTTTGGATAATGTCTTTTTTTAATTCCTCTGGGTGGGGTTGAATTTGGTTGATCCTGGTGTATAAAGCATCATACCCAGAGTGGTAGAGGTTCTCCATTTGTTTTTGGTTTTTGATTAAGAATTATGCTTTGCTTAGAGAGGGATAGGGGCTGATCTTTAAAAATTAGGGGAAATAATGCAGTCCAAAAAATGAAATTTTTCTGTAACAAAGCAACGCCCCGGCTTAACCGGGGCGTTGTACACCTATTCTTCATCTTTTACGACTGCCTGACTAACAGCCACCATTACACTCCCCGCTACAATTATGTAACCACTGATCTGCTTCACGATGTCTGGCAATGGAACGTTTACGGTGCCGGCTGTACTTCCTGCTGCAATAAGTACCAGGCCAACAGTGCGAAGTTTACGGAAGAATGGAGGTGTTCGTTTAAATAGCCGTTCCTTTATACTCATGAATTATGGTTTATTGTGCAGAAACGGCTACGAAAGCCGCCGCATTATATCCTTTGCCAATTGGGCTGAACCTTCCATCCACTTCCTTATAAAAGCAGATCCCAAGGGCAAGGATTAAGGTGGAAGTACATGCTGCAGGCAATTGTACTTCCAGCGGTGATAAAATGTGACCTTCATTCCTGATCAGCATATATTCCCCAGACTTGTATACCACTTGTCGGGCGGCAGTTTGAAAGTCTATTGAAGCGCCGGAAAGGTATAGCCTGAAGTAGCTGGCTTCCTCTGGTTTTATGATCTTAACCAAAGAAGGGAAAACTACCTTCATTAACCCGGTTGCGCGATCTATAGATGCCGAAAATGCTCCTTTGAGTGCATCTGAAAAACGCTTCTCCGAATTCAATTGAAAACCTTTCAATAGATGTAGCTCACCATCATAAAGATTGCGATAGCCACGCGGGTTAGTTACATCCGATTTTACCACCTTAGTCATTTGACTATTCAGCCTGTGGCCAAAATAGGATACATCTATCGCTTCGATAAATTCGGAAAATGTATTTCGGATAATAGTTGCTCCTGACAGGGCGCGTGCAAACTCTTGCATGTTTTCTCTGGTCTGGTCTTTCGTGGTAGCTCTGGCTTCTTTTTTCGGATGAGTTATGAAACCATCTTCCGATTTTCGGCATTTGATATTATCCATTGTGCCTATTGTTTGTATGGCACCAATTATTTTTACCATAGCATTAATATTTTTTGAATTTTGTGATAAATAGAACTGATTCTAAGGCCAGCTCTGTTCGCCTTATTGTTCACAGAACGATGGAGACGTCTTTCCTGCATGCTGTGTTTTCGGTACCGATATGGCAAAACTAATTGTGGAGATTTTTTTAAAAAAACCTACATGATGTTTTTGATGGATTTTGAAGGATTTTGATGGAATTGAAGGAAAGTGCGGAATTTGATAGTTTTTGAGGGAAATGATAAATTTTAATTGCCGGCAAATAATTAGAATATCTTTTGGCAACTTTGTTCTAATACAATTTTAACCCGTTTACACCAAGGGCAGTCCTTCGGTTTTCCTTCGGTTCTCCTTCGGTTCACGTTCGGTCATGAACAATAGTTAAAATACTATATGCTTTTAAGATTCATGTGGTCGGTATACTTTTTCATGTATGCGGTATACGCTTTTTATTTTCCGCATCTCATCTTTGCAGAGTTAACAATAAGTACTTAAAGTTATTCGAAATCATTTTTTCAAACTTTTAAATTTTACTATTTATGAAACAAAACCGTAACTCTATCATGCGCGGGGCAAGCGGAGCATTGGGAGAGGAACTTGTTTTCAGGCAGCGTGCCGGGAAAACAGTAATCAGCTTACCACCTGTGCCCAGGGAGGACAATCCTACTGGTGACCAGGTGGAAGTCAGAAGCAAATTCAAAGAAGCTAATCGTTACGCAAAAACGGCAACGGCAGATCCCGCTTTAAAGGTGGCTTATAAAGCCAAGGCAAGACCTGGCATGTCTGCCTTTAATGTAGCAATGGTGGATTTCTTTAAAGCTCCGGAAATCCTGGAAGTGGATGTAACTACTTATACCGGATTATCAGGTGAACCAATCCTGATCATGGCAACTGACGACTTCAAGGTCAAATCTGTTAAAGTATCGATCCTTAACATAGAGGGGGAAGAGATCGAATCCGGAGAGGCAATGGCGCATCCTGAAAGTGATGACTTCTGGACTTATACAACAACGGCTGCCAATCCCGATGGCGCCAGTGGTATCATCAAGGTTGAGGTCAGCGATCTGCCTGGAAATTTGACCAAGCGGGAGCTGAGTTTATAAACAAGACAAAACGCCGGAGGTACATGTACTCCGGTGTTTATTTTCTGTATTGAAGAGGGGTAATACCTTCGTGGCGTTTGAAGAATCTGATGAGAGAGGATGTATTACAAAATCCGGTTTCGTAAGCTATGTCTTTTAGCGGTTTATCAGTTTCTTGCAACAGGCTCTTTACTTTTTCTATTTTGGCCTCGTTAATTAGCTTTGTACGGCTTTTTCCGAATATTTTTTTAAAACCGGCCTGCAGCTTGGTAGGGTGGAGCAGTGCACTTCGGGCTATATCTTTCAGATAGGTAAATTCGTCTATTTTCTGTATCTGCTGATTTCCCGCTTCCAGAATAGCATTAATATCCGCGGACGAAAAATTGAAATTGCCATGCTCTTTTTTGTCCTTGTCATTTATATCTTCTGCATATAGTAATAAGAGATCTCGCATCCGGGTTTCCTGGTAAAGGGCACCAATTTCTTCCACCAGCCGGCAGTATATTAGTTTACTCAATATATTGCAAATGCGGGGATTCATCCAGTTTACATTGAGCAGGATGCCCTCAGTTGCATTTTCAAGGATACTGGTATGGGCCTCATACATCCCGTAGTAAGTACCCGCCAGTTTGTTCAGCAGGGTAGTGGTCAACTCAATCTGAACAATCATGCAAATATTCGTTTCTAATTGCAGGGTATGCACACCAGTTGGGAAGTAAAAGAGGTAATATGATCCTTCTTCAATAGGAACATTCCCCATGCCCGGTACAGAAAAGAGGGCTTCGCCTTGCAATACATAGGTAAATGCCGCATAAGGTTTCTCTACAGCGAACTTGAAGGCCTGAAGTTCATGTACCTGGAAGATATGCAGGCTGATGGTAAACTCCTCTCTTCTGATCTCCTGGGTCAGCAGGCTGCCAAAAGATCCTTCGTGAATTGTGGCGGCGGCACAAGGCATCATGTATAATGCGGTGTGAGGTGTTTTTTGGACGCTAACTACAAGTTCATCCTGTGTTTGGCTGGAAAACAGGTAATGCATAGTATGGTTTGATCAGTTTGCGATGGTGGTTAACAGGGAATAATGTCAAATGTAGGTATTTTTTGTAAGCCTGAAATAGGGCGCACTAGGCCTTCAATCCGATCCGTAGGCGAACGCCCATTAAACTTCTGCTTTTTGAATGATCGGTTCTTTTACCAGTTTGGTAATTTATTTTTTCTGCTTTGAAAAAAGCCCCGGGAATAATAAATCTCCCAGGGCTTTCTCATTATAAAACAAGCTGTCTTAGCTAAAAGGTCATCACCTGGTATACTACCGCGCCATTGTTGAATGTTATCTTAATTCCAAATGCCATGAAATTGATCCAGCCAATGGGACTGGTAAAACTGTTTTTGTCGTAAGGCCGATTGTTAGCTTCTGCTTCAAATTGAGCAATGGGTTTGAAAGTCCCCACCTCATAGGAATGGGTAGGGCTGTCTCCATTTGTGATGTAAGCCACCTCAATACCGGCTACTTCATTTGCAACAGCCGGATTGATGACGAGGGCCTTTGTAATAAAGTTGGGTTCAAATACCACTGTTCTGCTAAATCCGATTGTTACCTCGGAGTAATCCGGACCTCCGTTAGGATCCGGCACCCAGGTAGTGATCGGGTCGTTTGTAATGGACACATAAGGCCAGTTACCGATGTTGATTACACCCCAGCTGATATTTTGAACAGCTCTGTAAGCTAATATGCCACTCTGATTCTTTAAATAAACACTAAAAGATGTTTTAGGAGACTTTAACGTTACGGTTCCTTTTTGTGAAACAGTGCCGTTTATTTTGATCGCATAAGTACCCTTCCCGTCAGGAGGGGTGGTGACTGCAGATATGAAATCTACTAAGGAATTAAATACGCCGCTTACACTGCCTGCAGAGGTAGATCCGCTTGATCCTCCATTGATCGCATCAATGCTGCTCCCCAGGCCAATAAATGAAGTGATAAAATTTGTCAGATTCTTTATTCCATCTAAGGTAGATTCTCCGCCTTGTGGTTCTATAGTACCATTTAATTGAATATTTCCATTTAATACAATGTCTGATTGTGCAATTTCAGACATGCTGATATTGAATGCAAGGTTGTCATTTATTACAGCGCTGTAACCCCGTACATCAAAATCTGATACCATCCATTCCTGTACACCGGCAGTTGTTACCGCAACCTGCTTATAATCACTGGTTTTGGTATTGGAGGTCTGGGAATTCTGGTAAATGTTTATAGGAGGGCTATATTTAAACACATCCGCATACGTGTTGTGTGCTGCAAAACTGAGCACTATTTGCTGGGACGAAGAGAGAACATCATACGTTCTCAGGATACAAACTCTTAAGATGCCCCTGTATTTGTTATATAAAACAACAAAAGGATAAGCATTTGCAGCGGTAGGTGTACCGAAATCCCTGGCTACCAGTATCCAGCCTTTAGCGGGATACATATCTGCATTCTGCACATCAGTAGTACCATAGATCTCCTGGGAACCGTCAATAAAGGGGTTTAAGGTAGTGACTGTACCAATAGAACCGTTAGCATTATTGAAGTAAACGGTCCATGATTGTTGTGTCCAGTCCCATGTAGGATCAAGGTTAGGGTCTCCGGCGGGTAAGGGTCTTGTAGTAGCCTGCAGGTCTTTAAGCGTTATACGCTGCTTATCTTCTTCAATGCTGTTTTTCTTACAGGAAGATAGAATAAGGACTACGAGCAGGAGTTTGGTGGCTAACGTTTTCATAAAAAGGGTTTGGGTTAAGGATTTTGGTATTGGG
This DNA window, taken from Chitinophaga niabensis, encodes the following:
- a CDS encoding helix-turn-helix transcriptional regulator, which translates into the protein MHYLFSSQTQDELVVSVQKTPHTALYMMPCAAATIHEGSFGSLLTQEIRREEFTISLHIFQVHELQAFKFAVEKPYAAFTYVLQGEALFSVPGMGNVPIEEGSYYLFYFPTGVHTLQLETNICMIVQIELTTTLLNKLAGTYYGMYEAHTSILENATEGILLNVNWMNPRICNILSKLIYCRLVEEIGALYQETRMRDLLLLYAEDINDKDKKEHGNFNFSSADINAILEAGNQQIQKIDEFTYLKDIARSALLHPTKLQAGFKKIFGKSRTKLINEAKIEKVKSLLQETDKPLKDIAYETGFCNTSSLIRFFKRHEGITPLQYRK
- a CDS encoding Crp/Fnr family transcriptional regulator codes for the protein MENLYHSGYDALYTRINQIQPHPEELKKDIIQTSTIVKLDRKDIIVRPGEISRHSYFIIDGFVRIYRDHGRKESTTWFLNNNDFMLQVHGSFFGNPSPEYLQATDPTTCIKMHIDDQEELFRKYPMFFVTYTKLIHIYYTQLIDRDSCKALSAKEKYLKLLEEYPYIIQKAQSAHIASYFGISETYYSKIKNNRV
- a CDS encoding O-antigen ligase family protein, which produces MFIKHLKYHRSTIIICLICWVIFLITANRAFVAGSTLSLIFLYLTCNRFRIGKLKLISCLIFLAIILLVLSTIIDPDSSRGRLLIYKISLPIWKDHFFSGIGPGKFASIYNIYQAEYFGGGLNTSKELLLADNTYYAFNDYLQFVVEYGIAGIIALVVYFWFLIELVLYLIRNKKEDLKSTIFFTSQIITISFAAFFTHIYENPIIWCILISAILTLVLTAYKVSINKKYSLPLLFSVNILVLSLSNWEYIINKQAYNDWKDARILSETGAITASLLSYKKAYNDLHQNYEFLLSYGNSLQELHHFSLALEIYTQASIIRISNSLLDNIATCHQKLGNLNEAESFFLRSIFTVPNRFKNRYHLFNFYLITGQMEKASICGNSILSLPVKIPSIKIDEIRMDVIRKLNKIGSNGDKGNFSFINQTIEHEK